A segment of the Sander lucioperca isolate FBNREF2018 chromosome 7, SLUC_FBN_1.2, whole genome shotgun sequence genome:
GATAATCTAGACATGACGGGAGACTTTGGTCAATTACAGGTAATTtcaaagagagagagcgttcctattggctgttctgcccACGTATTGCCCGTGCAACAGAGAGGGGAgaagagctgcaggaagaggtctcCCTCTACTTCAGATTctggtgttttttgttttctacccactgcagctttaaagcaATGTTGGAACACTTCCTCCTACAGATAAGATCATTCATGATTAATCTGCTATGTATCCACCTTTATTATCACATATTGGCTTTAAAAGCTCAAAGTCAGACCCAATGACTTCATAGCTGTTAACAAGAATTCACATCTTATCATCTGTTGCTCCAGTAATTTGGCAAACTTGCTTAACATCACGTCTAATCAAATGTTGCTTTATGACTTATTACATGATTTCTGTTGTATTATCACACTCTGTGTACTTCCTGGGACAGATACATAATGCGTAtgttattaatgattaattttTTCATAGATGGCAGACTAGGTTTTCCCGCAGTGTGTTTTTTACAGCACAGCGTTTGACAGCCAGGATTAGGAGGACGCACAATGAGTAAGCCATTAGCTCTGTTTTTCTGGTATTTTTGCGTACCATTATTCACAAATTAATCCACAAGGACTctgtggatttattttttaatgttctTTCTTATCTCACAGAGTATATAGAAACACAGCTCGTTACTTGCTTGGCATTCCTTGTTGTTAAGTTAAAGCATGCTCTCCCAAAGGCTGCTGCATAGAAGTGAACAGTGATTGTGTTTTTCAGCGGAAACCGACGGTGTCCAGCTCAAAAATTTAACCCACACCAATGGAAATGGTGTGGACAACCAGGCTTTTGAAATAGAAGTATGtatcacatttcattttttaaagaaaatggcacaacatgtttttgttttaaataaaatgccTTTTATGTTCCTAGGAGGACAACATTACTGATACTAGCAGCGTCAAAAGGCAGACTAAAAAGGGTTTGGGATCATACTTAAGGTGTGTGAGTTGCACTTtgtaaaataatagttttaatagtaattgttttattttgggtGCAATTATCACAGCAGGTGCACAAAATTAAACCTATGCAGTTTGGATTATGCTTATACTTTGTAAATGTACAGTACGATGGACATATAATTATGGAAAATATGTGCAGCTGTTTACTGTGCTATTGTGATCTTTGACTCAATATTGAATCTATAATTGAAATTGAATGTAAAAGAGTTTTTTCCTTACACAAGTGGACATTACATATAATTTGTCATTATTTCAGCCAAGTTTCCAAGCCGATTAATGCCACAGAGGATTACATCAAGGCTCACTCAAAAACCTTCAAATACGTTGTGCTGGGCTTACTTGGAGCAGGTAATATTAAAGTCTTTTCATTTGTGTTACAATCAGTCGCAGTTTGTTTATGTTGAATGATATTTCTTTTGAAGACAATAACAAGAAAGGAATAATCATGTGAATGTTTTTTGATCAAACGCTCTGTTCTGTCCTGTAGGTTATGTGGCATATTTCATTGCAGCCTGTGTATTGGATTTCCAGAGGGCCATCGCTCTTGTAGTCCTAACCAGTTTGGCTATTGTTGCTAAATCATATGAACTTTTGAAGGAGTACAAAGGACAAAGCATCAGTCAGTGTTTTAGACCCGCAGTTAGATGCTTTAAATCTAACTTAAAATGGTTAAAATGGTGAGTGGATGTGTTGTTTTCAGTTGATGATAATTGAActacacattattattataatctGTTTATGAGTGAaggtgtgttttattgtgttttcagGGTTTTCATCTTAGCAGTTGTGGTCCTGCTTGTTCTGTGGCTGGCCTTGGACACACGCCACTATCCTCAGCAGCTTGTCTCGTTCGGAGGTGTGTGCGTGTTCGTCGTGCTTGTGTTCCTCTTGTCAGCACACAGGACAGCGGTGAGTTCTGCATTGAGTCAAACACTGACTCTACTCAAAGATGAATGATGACTAGGGTGGCAACTGTTTTGAAATGGACGTTACTGCCAAGTTATCTGTGATCTGTTTTGCTAAGACTTTGGATATTTTGGCCTTGTGCCCCTGTCATCTTCAGGTTTAGCAGTTTCCTTGCAATAACAAGGCTCTATGGAGACACCCTGATACACTaactaactttaaaaaaaaatctttcttaGGTATCTTGGAGGCCTGTGTTTTGGGGTCTTGGGTTGCAGTTCTGTATTGGCCTCTTTGTTATAAGAACGCAGCCTGGACTCATAGCATTTGAATGGCTTGGAGACCAAGTGCAGGTATTACACTTGGATGTTTTAACATAAATATTAACTTACTAACTTTGTTCAAATGAAAAGGGGCATTCTACCAAAAATAATGGAAACATATTCCTAGTTAAGTAGGAGGAACAAGCAGTTGTCAGCTGCAATTATATATGAACAAATACTTAGGCATGTGTGTAACCTCAGTATATTGAATAATAGGATACACACTGATGATTATTACACAAGATACAGTTCCCCTCCCCCATTAACATCACAGATATTCGGCATACAACTCCCAAATCATCAGTAAACATAACATTAACAGGTAATTGTACATTATAAATTCACTTATTTTATTAGGAATATGGATTGAAAATACCATCCatttacattatattaataacatccaaaatgtacatttatatTCAATGTATCTAGGAATTGTATTACTATGAAATGTGCGATCTAACAGTCATATCATAAGTGATCCTAAAGCTCTTGGTCTGCACACCAGACTTTGCTCGTATGGCGTAAGTGTTCGTTTTCTACCAAGGTGCAATATTGTTTAACTGAGTGGATCATACATGCTTATCTTTAGAGCTACTTTATTATGCTGTTCACTCTTATTCTTGAGTCAAGGGTTGAGGGAGCAGAACGTGCGCATAGGCATGTGGTCTGTTAATCACTTTTTAATGTGCAGTTCAGCCTACTGTCTCTTCTTAGTTGCCGCTTTAGTTCCATGACTTCCTATtgtaaaatatgaatgaatgtgtAATTGCGACTTAATAGTcataaatgaatgaattgaaGACACaaataatcatttaaaatgATATAACCCATGTTTCTTCTTTGTCTTTTGATTACAGATATTCCTTAACTATACCACAGATGGGTCACGTTTTGTTTTTGGGGACCTGATCAATAACATTTTTGCCTTTCAAGTAAGTGGATGACGTTGTATTCTTTCTTAAATATAAGCACTTAACCAAGATTCTAAGTTATTGGAATTGACCATGTCAAACTTGAGTTTTGTGATTACCTCCCCAGGCTTTGCCCATTGTTGTGTTCTTCAGCAGCGTGATGTCAGTCCTTTACTTTTTGGGGATAATGCAGTGGCTCATTCTGAAGGTAAGGAAAGGTTAAAGTTGTACCTCACTGCATCATATGTTCCTGTAAGCCTGGGTGTATATTGCTTATGCCTGCAGTGTCATACTATGACCAAGAGCCATGTGTTTTTGTCCACGCAGATCTCATGGGTTATGCAGATAACGATGGGAACCTCTCCCACAGAGACCTTGAGTGTGGCAGGCAATATATTTGTTGGGCAGGTACTCTGAGCAAGACTTAATGTCTTTGTTACAATATCTTTGACACTAGTCTAACTATGTTTTGCTTTGAAATTTCATGAGCTACAATCTCTCTGTCATTAATAACTGCAGTAGAAAAAAATCTACAGTTACTGATATTTGAATGATAGCTTTACTTATCTAGTTACTTTATGATAAACGTGTGAGAATATTGGCTTTAAGTTCTAATTTCTGTTTCTTCCCAGATTCTCCAacccgtgtgtgtctgttctgttctgttctgtcctGTTCTGTTGTTATCCATTATCATTTGCCTCACCACCTTTTGTTGAATAAACCTTCATTGAATGGACTGAAATTCTCTGTGGCTTAATCATGCATTCTGACCGATGTCCCATGACGATGGCAATCAACCTCTAAAACTGCACCCTCCTTAACAGTTACTctgcttgttttcttttgctCCACTTTGTGCATCAGACTGAAGCTCCACTGCTGATCCGCCCTTATTTGAAGGATATGACCAAATCTGAGATCCATGCTGTTATGACTGGCGGATTTGCCACAATTGCAGGCAGTGTCATGGGGGCTTTCATCTCATTCGGGGTGAGATTAAGTTGTTTTCATGCCACCAcataatacatactgtacatacaaaaaataaaaaatatatctatatagcacatttcatacaaAAAGATGATATCAAAaagatacaataaataaaagagttatttaaaaataaatagtataTGAATAACAATCTGTGGGTGTGAAACAAAGTAAAAGTGTGAAGGTAAAAGCaggttttcttttaaatgttagaagtgaGGTGCACATTCTTAAATCTATAGTGTGGGGCCTCATAAACTAAATGCAGCATCGCCATAGGCTTCAGACCTGGAGGGAGGAACAGTTAAGCGAGTGTCAGACATAAACTGTGAGGAGGCCAGTGATTTAATCTGGAGTGAGGTGGTAAACTGATTTGAAAACAATGAGAAGCACCCAAAATCAATTTGGTGACAAGCAGCCAGTGAAGAGATTTTAGTCTGGGGGGTGATAGGTGCACGATGGTGAAGATCCCTGCTGCAGTACTTTGAACCAGTTGTCAAGTGGGAAACAAATGCACAAATTAGTTTTTCACAATTGTCCTGCGAGAAAACTTATGTAACTGTGGCAATTCTTCAAGTGGTTAAAACCACTTTATTACTATCAAAGTATACTCTCAGATTCTTAACCAGAGAATAAAACAAGGTTGTTTCCTTTGGCAAAAATCTCAAAATTTTGAGCCATCTAATTTCTTAAAAACAATTTACAAGGTTACTTCTCCCTATGTCTTTTAAACTTTCTATTAtgaaagtaaaataaaggctttttaaataaTCTTGAAGAAGCGTGCCTTggactttccttttttttaacagggCTTAGATCAGAATAGAATGGAGCCCAGGACTGAACTTTGGGGTTTACCACAATAAATATTTGTTCTTTCTGAACAGAACTCCCCAATTAATACAAAGTAGTCTCAACCTGTTAGGTAATCTAGATCTGTGCCCAAAAGCCCAACCCATGTTTCTTCAAGTGGAGCTAATAAAGTTGTTTTATTGGCATCTAGAATGCTTTTCCTCAGAAGAGGCTGTATCAATTTGGGTCACTGAATAACACCTGCCTGTAAGGTTAATATTCTGCAGTATATTTCTGCTGACAAGCAGTCAAAAAGCATCTTCAGAAAACTGCTAGCCATCAGATCCGGGGCACAATAAGATGGAAGACAAATGACTACTCTGGTCTGTTGAGCAAATCAGCATCAACTACATGAAAAGATGGGATAAATTTGACTAACATGATCAGTATTGCGTTTTGATAGTATATCTGATCTAATGTTATTCTATCTCTGTAAAAATCTGCAAATGCATTATATTTAGTTAATACAGACGGTGGTGCTCAACTAAAACAGCAATAAAAACtggactttttgactttttaatatTTGACAATGGTTTTGTTTAGTTGATTAGCAGTTTTAGTATTTTAACAACAATTATGCAGAATATTAAATACTGTATCTGTTGCTGATTATTGCAGTAAGTCCACCACAGCACCATGAATTAAATGACATTTCCTTGTATTTTGCAGATTGATGCATCTGCCTTGATTTCAGCCTCTGTAATGGCTGCTCCTTGTGCCTTGGCCATCTCCAAACTTTCTTacccagagacagaggagagtcCCTTCAAGTCAGAGAAGAATATTAAAGTGGCTTGTGGgtgtgtatgtctgtccttTAATTTTATCTCTTCTGCTATCAtgatttttctacttttttaattaaattacttcattttgttgttgttaaaacTCCCTAGGGATGAAAAAAACATCCTGGAGGCTGCTAGCAGTGGAGCATCTGCTTCAATAGGTCTTGTTGCTAACATTGCAGCAAATTTGATAGCCTTTCTTGCCATCCTTGGGTTCATAAATGCAGCTTTGAGTTGGCTTGGCGGTATGGTGGGATATCCTACAATTACATTTCAGGTACGTTTCAGTAGAAGACTGATAACTTAAGTGTGACATTTTGATGATGTGCGATTCGTTTTTCgactttgaaaaacaaaatgtttgcaCAATTGTAATATCAAAAGAGGCTATCCAAAAATGTGCAGGTGGTCAAAAGATAAAAAGAGCCTATAAAATTACAATCccattcaaaaacaaaaatgagtaaatgtataataaataaacatttaaataaatatgattTGTTTTGATTATGTATTTTCTTATTCATTATTTGGACTTACGTATATTTATATATGCGCACATTTCACAGATTTTGTGAGTGAGTCTAACAATATCCAAATAACCTCATGCCTCTCTGTGCTCATAGATGATTTGCTCCTACGTATTCATGCCTGTGGCCTTTATGATGGGAGTACCATATGATGAGAGTTTCACTGTGGCTGAACTAATTGGCACAAAGCTCTTCGTCAATGAGTTTATAGCTTATGAGAAACTGTCTGGACTGAAGATGAACAGACTCAAAGGACTTGATGAAATTGTTGGAGGCGAAAGACAATGGATATCTGTGAGTAAATGTTCTTAATTGGAGTGAGTGTGGGTCTGCTACAATTATAAATTCATAAGCACTGCACAAAagaattaaagctatagtgcgtagtttctgtctcccccatgagaaattctaagtaatgtcaacaacactgtcagcgtgtccacatgatacaagccttccgtgatcgcgcacagccccgacccctcctccacgcagttgctagtagccaaggaggacacggaggattaaaaaaaacataatggactcttcagaagagataattatcttcactcgagtttctgtgtGCGAAAGTCACctgacgccacaatcttctgaacatagccatactgagaaatacagagagagttgtgtggagctgatagtcttaattagctttgtagcaactaatttggcaatggcttgaatgtaacggacgttcattaatatcgaaaagttatgcactaaagctttaaaagggTAATGATTTTacacaacacaaaataacatCACATGATcgtgtttttttcttgtttcagGTCCGATCAGAAGTAATCACCACTTATTCTCTTTGTGGGTTTGCCAACTTCAGCTCACTGGGCATTATGATTGGAGGCCTATGTGAGTATTTTATCGATCCATTGTCATGTTTTTGTCCCGCCATAGGATACTCTCTCAAtaatgatttttctttttctcaaagCCTCTATATGTCCATCCAGAAGAGGTGATGTCTCGTCTTTGGTGATGAGAGCTATGCTCACTGGGACTTGTGTATCTCTCATCAATGCTTGCATTGCAGGTAGGGGCTTTTGAATTGAACTGGCAGTGCAGTTTCCTGCTGTGCTGTAACTGAGTAGCTTTTTTGCTTTATTTCTTAGGGATCCTCTTTATTCCTCCACTTGATTGCGTGAAGCTGTTTAAGGAGACTGATTTCAATGCCACAGATGTACATTTACAAACTTGCTGTCAAAACCTCTTTGAAAGGTAAGCATGTACATTTTCATTACGGTGACTGatttaaaatgcaacatacaggGTTAATAGATTCTTAAATGTTCACTCAGGTAGTTGAGTATCTCTCTGTGGGCTATTTGGACTTACAtctcaaatgcatttttttgcaGCACTATAAACAATGGAACCATCTCGTTTGAAGGATCATGGAACACTGTAGCAAATGTCACTGTGTTTTTCTCTAAATGTTGTCAGTGCTGTGGTCTTTCTAATGTGGCAGTTTGTAATTAGAGGAGAAAAATACATATCAGTGTCTGGTTTTCTACTGTAGTTCATTACGTGCCTCTCTatgtttgtatatttgtgttACAGTTAATGTCAAAATGTAAAGCCTATATGCATATCTTTTAAAGATAAATGTATCATGTATTATATTGTAAATTAATTCAGATATTGGCTTTTATTTAAATCCAAGGATTAAAAGGACACACCTTCAGAAATATACCTCATGAAATATACAGGCATCAAACGTTTGAGtgta
Coding sequences within it:
- the slc28a1 gene encoding sodium/nucleoside cotransporter 1, coding for MTETDGVQLKNLTHTNGNGVDNQAFEIEEDNITDTSSVKRQTKKGLGSYLSQVSKPINATEDYIKAHSKTFKYVVLGLLGAGYVAYFIAACVLDFQRAIALVVLTSLAIVAKSYELLKEYKGQSISQCFRPAVRCFKSNLKWLKWVFILAVVVLLVLWLALDTRHYPQQLVSFGGVCVFVVLVFLLSAHRTAVSWRPVFWGLGLQFCIGLFVIRTQPGLIAFEWLGDQVQIFLNYTTDGSRFVFGDLINNIFAFQALPIVVFFSSVMSVLYFLGIMQWLILKISWVMQITMGTSPTETLSVAGNIFVGQTEAPLLIRPYLKDMTKSEIHAVMTGGFATIAGSVMGAFISFGIDASALISASVMAAPCALAISKLSYPETEESPFKSEKNIKVACGDEKNILEAASSGASASIGLVANIAANLIAFLAILGFINAALSWLGGMVGYPTITFQMICSYVFMPVAFMMGVPYDESFTVAELIGTKLFVNEFIAYEKLSGLKMNRLKGLDEIVGGERQWISVRSEVITTYSLCGFANFSSLGIMIGGLSSICPSRRGDVSSLVMRAMLTGTCVSLINACIAGILFIPPLDCVKLFKETDFNATDVHLQTCCQNLFESTINNGTISFEGSWNTVANVTVFFSKCCQCCGLSNVAVCN